The following are encoded together in the Gordonia insulae genome:
- a CDS encoding ferredoxin, translating to MRIHIALDECEGHGMCAMHEPDLYDIDDDGFAAKADFVVPQGMEPAARNGATRCPMSAIKIIED from the coding sequence ATGCGGATTCACATCGCCCTCGACGAGTGCGAAGGACACGGAATGTGTGCGATGCACGAGCCCGATCTATACGACATCGACGACGATGGCTTTGCGGCCAAAGCGGATTTCGTTGTGCCCCAGGGCATGGAGCCTGCCGCCCGCAACGGCGCAACTCGATGCCCGATGAGCGCGATCAAGATCATAGAGGATTGA
- a CDS encoding phosphotransferase family protein: protein MENPEDKAALARWLDDVGAPGDGEKPEIERLTGGSQNELFRITRSGMTGVLRMPPAGADDARLDGLRRELRLLAALKGSEVPHAELIGGEPTGDVLGSPFYMMQSIDGWSPTGSWAAPFDTDLDARGELAFELVGGIAQLSKVDWQGRGLTGFGRPENFHERQVDRWLAFLGNYRFRELPGLDVAADWLRANRPARWSPGIMHGDYQFANVMFHNGTPAKLAAIIDWEMTTIGDPLLDLGWALLGWDGESPKTDFYVDLEGMPKRSELIAHYEKISGRSTADIHYYLVLANWKLGVVLEKSYAALVKGDRKDEKIETFGPLVLDLIATAADLTTERTEGV from the coding sequence ATGGAAAACCCTGAGGACAAGGCCGCGCTGGCCAGATGGCTCGATGACGTCGGGGCACCCGGCGACGGAGAGAAGCCAGAGATCGAGCGCCTGACCGGCGGCTCGCAGAACGAGCTCTTTCGGATAACCCGGAGCGGGATGACCGGCGTCTTGCGCATGCCGCCCGCCGGCGCGGACGATGCGCGACTCGACGGTTTACGGCGCGAGCTACGACTGTTGGCCGCCCTCAAGGGTTCTGAGGTTCCACATGCGGAACTCATCGGCGGCGAACCGACCGGTGACGTGCTGGGGTCGCCGTTCTACATGATGCAGTCGATCGACGGGTGGAGCCCGACCGGTTCGTGGGCGGCGCCGTTCGACACCGACCTCGACGCCCGCGGTGAGCTCGCATTCGAACTGGTCGGCGGCATCGCGCAACTGTCCAAGGTCGACTGGCAGGGCCGTGGTCTGACCGGATTCGGCCGGCCGGAGAACTTCCACGAACGCCAGGTCGACCGCTGGCTCGCATTTCTCGGCAACTACCGGTTCCGGGAACTTCCGGGTCTGGATGTCGCGGCGGATTGGTTGCGCGCCAACCGTCCCGCACGGTGGTCCCCGGGAATCATGCACGGCGACTACCAGTTCGCCAACGTCATGTTCCACAACGGCACACCGGCCAAACTCGCCGCGATCATCGACTGGGAGATGACCACCATCGGCGATCCGCTCCTCGACCTCGGCTGGGCTCTCCTCGGCTGGGACGGCGAATCGCCCAAGACCGACTTCTACGTCGATCTCGAGGGTATGCCGAAGCGCTCGGAGTTGATCGCACACTACGAGAAGATCAGTGGGCGCTCGACCGCCGACATCCACTATTACCTCGTGCTGGCCAACTGGAAGCTCGGCGTGGTCCTGGAGAAGAGTTACGCGGCACTGGTCAAAGGCGATCGCAAGGACGAGAAGATCGAGACCTTCGGACCGCTGGTGCTCGATCTGATCGCGACGGCCGCCGACCTCACGACCGAACGAACCGAAGGGGTGTGA
- a CDS encoding tyrosine-protein phosphatase has protein sequence MTAAVDHLVNLRDVAGLPLTGGGLTASGVLYRSDAPHVGDSLPTHVASWPPSTVVDLRSKKERERTGFDWDKGTVVHALPLHDAAAPGDVRPPDLTALYLTTLETKASRAAHVLQIAAAAAGPVLVHCTAGKDRTGVMVAALLLAAGVEPAAVREDYLATTANMELLRRRWKAKGPRLAPAIRLPRSWLTTSPEAIDEVIGHLLSWPGGVHGWFTDAGATETDLRSWRRRLTRPDGS, from the coding sequence ATGACTGCGGCGGTCGATCACCTGGTCAACCTGCGCGACGTCGCCGGCCTCCCGCTGACCGGAGGCGGACTGACCGCATCCGGGGTCCTGTATCGCAGCGACGCGCCCCATGTCGGCGACAGTCTGCCCACTCACGTGGCGTCCTGGCCGCCATCCACGGTCGTGGACCTGCGCTCGAAGAAAGAGCGTGAGCGTACCGGATTCGATTGGGACAAAGGCACCGTCGTGCACGCACTACCCCTCCACGACGCGGCCGCACCCGGCGACGTCCGACCCCCGGACCTGACGGCACTGTACCTGACAACGCTCGAGACGAAGGCCAGTCGAGCCGCGCACGTTCTCCAGATCGCGGCAGCTGCCGCCGGACCGGTCCTCGTGCACTGCACTGCGGGCAAGGACCGCACCGGCGTGATGGTGGCAGCACTGCTGCTCGCTGCCGGCGTCGAGCCGGCGGCGGTCCGAGAAGACTATCTCGCCACCACCGCGAACATGGAACTGCTTCGGCGACGATGGAAGGCGAAGGGCCCCCGGCTCGCTCCCGCGATTCGATTGCCACGCAGCTGGCTGACCACCTCGCCGGAGGCCATCGACGAGGTGATCGGCCATCTCCTCTCCTGGCCCGGCGGTGTGCACGGATGGTTCACCGACGCCGGGGCAACCGAGACAGACCTACGCAGCTGGCGACGCCGACTCACCCGACCCGACGGGTCATGA